One region of Bactrocera neohumeralis isolate Rockhampton chromosome 5, APGP_CSIRO_Bneo_wtdbg2-racon-allhic-juicebox.fasta_v2, whole genome shotgun sequence genomic DNA includes:
- the LOC126758068 gene encoding cytosolic purine 5'-nucleotidase isoform X4 — protein sequence MSSFEQSSVVNAAALPMAEEIDNAIDLMTPRSAEKKYYRKASNRIFVNRSLHLENIKFYGFDMDYTLAEYKSPQYEQLGFDLAKECLVNDGYPKEILQFEYDPSFPVRGLWFDTLYGNLLKVDAYGNILVCVRGFEFLKHHQVYELYPNKFLKLDEKRVYVLNTLFNLPETYLLACLVDFFTNSSEYISEKTGVKAGELFMSFRSIFQDVRRAIDFVHIKGNLKQKTIENLDYYVKKDPRLPMVLSRIRESGAKVFLLTNSEYKYTDILMSYLFDFEHGARPDEPHRNWKTYFDVIVVDAAKPLFFGEGTILRQVDTKTGALKIGTHMGPLQPGKVYSGGSCEVFTNFINAKGKDVLYVGDHIFGDILKSKKIRGWRTFLIVPELVQELHVWTDKCQYFAELQHLDVMLGDMYKNLDSSAKEKPDISKLRTSIRDVTHKMDMAYGMMGSLFRSGSRQTFFSSQVSRYADLYAATFLNLYYYPFSYMFRAPAMLLPHESTVTHEQRFHMETPSIQRSRSKNESVDGALSTISSPTEKAQEAIANIERSEGKEEEIEKLTEEIKSMNSAGSTNSTVPHTRPPTPQTVTHTHDEDYSEEESDQYPKCSCQRQQDDTD from the exons AATTTTCGTGAACAGATCGCTGCACTTGGAGAATATTAAATTCTATGGCTTCGATATGGACTACACTTTGGCGG AATACAAATCGCCACAATATGAACAACTCGGCTTCGATTTGGCCAAGGAGTGCCTTGTCAATGACGGTTATCCCAAAGAGATTTTACAATTCGAATATGATCCCTCGTTTCCGGTGCGTGGCCTGTGGTTTGACACACTCTACGGTAATCTCCTGAAAGTGGACGCCTACGGCAACATCTTGGTGTGCGTGCGTGGCTTCGAATTTCTCAAACA CCATCAAGTATATGAATTGTATcccaacaaatttttgaaattggaCGAGAAGCGCGTCTATGTGTTGAACACTTTGTTCAATCTGCCTGAGACCTATTTGTTGGCATGCCTCGTTGATTTCTTCACCAACAGCTCGGAGTATATAAG CGAAAAGACTGGTGTCAAGGCGGGCGAGCTCTTCATGTCCTTCAGGTCGATTTTCCAGGACGTGCGACGTGCCATCGACTTCGTACACATAAAGGGCAATCTTAAACAGAAGACAATCGAg AACTTGGATTACTACGTCAAGAAGGACCCACGCCTGCCTATGGTGCTGTCGCGTATACGTGAATCCGGCGCTAAAGTCTTTTTGCTCACCAACAGCGAATACAAATACACCGACATATTGATGTCGTATTTGTTCGATTTCGAGCATGGCGCGCGACCCGACGAGCCACACCGCAATTGGAAGACCTACTTCGATGTGATTGTGGTGGATGCGGCGAAGCCACTGTTCTTCGGTGAAGGTACCATACTCCGCCAAGTCGATACAAAGACGGGCGCCTTGAAGATCGGCACACACATGGGACCCCTGCAACCGGGCAAAGTGTACTCGGGTGGTTCGTGTGAGGTCTTCACCAATTTCATCAATGCCAAAGGCAAGGATGTGCTCTACGTTGGTGATCACATATTCGGTGATATATTGAAGTCGAAAAAGATACGTGGTTGGCGTACATTCCTGATTGTGCCCGAACTCGTGCAGGAGCTGCATGTGTGGACGGACAAGTGTCAGTATTTTGCAGAGTTGCAGCATTTGGATGTGATGCTCGGTGATATGTATAA AAATTTGGACTCGAGCGCCAAAGAGAAACCAGATATCTCAAAATTACGCACCAGCATACGTGATGTCACACATAAAATGGACATGGCCTACGGCATGATGGGTTCACTCTTCCGTTCCGGTTCACGGCAGACATTCTTCTCCAGTCAAGTATCCCGTTATGCCGATTTGTATGCGGCCACCTTCCTCAACCTCTACTATTATCCCTTCTCGTATATGTTCCGTGCACCGGCCATGCTGCTGCCGCACGAATCGACGGTGACACACGAACAACGCTTCCACATGGAGACCCCGTCAATACAGCGCTCGCGCAGCAAGAATGAAAGCGTAGATGGCGCGTTAAGTACGATTTCATCGCCGACCGAGAAGGCGCAGGAGGCCATAGCGAACATTGAGCGCAGCGAGGGCAAGGAAgaggaaatcgaaaaattaaccGAGGAAATTAAG TCCATGAATTCAGCCGGTTCAACCAACTCCACAGTGCCACATACACGTCCGCCAACGCCGCAAACGGTGACGCACACACACGACGAAGACTACTCGGAGGAAGAATCCGATCAGTATCCAAAGTGTTCGTGCCAGCGACAGCAGGACGACACCGACTAG
- the LOC126758068 gene encoding cytosolic purine 5'-nucleotidase isoform X3, which yields MRLFCSLRHLTKKAQRLSAAATAYTRKPMAEEIDNAIDLMTPRSAEKKYYRKASNRIFVNRSLHLENIKFYGFDMDYTLAEYKSPQYEQLGFDLAKECLVNDGYPKEILQFEYDPSFPVRGLWFDTLYGNLLKVDAYGNILVCVRGFEFLKHHQVYELYPNKFLKLDEKRVYVLNTLFNLPETYLLACLVDFFTNSSEYISEKTGVKAGELFMSFRSIFQDVRRAIDFVHIKGNLKQKTIENLDYYVKKDPRLPMVLSRIRESGAKVFLLTNSEYKYTDILMSYLFDFEHGARPDEPHRNWKTYFDVIVVDAAKPLFFGEGTILRQVDTKTGALKIGTHMGPLQPGKVYSGGSCEVFTNFINAKGKDVLYVGDHIFGDILKSKKIRGWRTFLIVPELVQELHVWTDKCQYFAELQHLDVMLGDMYKNLDSSAKEKPDISKLRTSIRDVTHKMDMAYGMMGSLFRSGSRQTFFSSQVSRYADLYAATFLNLYYYPFSYMFRAPAMLLPHESTVTHEQRFHMETPSIQRSRSKNESVDGALSTISSPTEKAQEAIANIERSEGKEEEIEKLTEEIKSMNSAGSTNSTVPHTRPPTPQTVTHTHDEDYSEEESDQYPKCSCQRQQDDTD from the exons AATTTTCGTGAACAGATCGCTGCACTTGGAGAATATTAAATTCTATGGCTTCGATATGGACTACACTTTGGCGG AATACAAATCGCCACAATATGAACAACTCGGCTTCGATTTGGCCAAGGAGTGCCTTGTCAATGACGGTTATCCCAAAGAGATTTTACAATTCGAATATGATCCCTCGTTTCCGGTGCGTGGCCTGTGGTTTGACACACTCTACGGTAATCTCCTGAAAGTGGACGCCTACGGCAACATCTTGGTGTGCGTGCGTGGCTTCGAATTTCTCAAACA CCATCAAGTATATGAATTGTATcccaacaaatttttgaaattggaCGAGAAGCGCGTCTATGTGTTGAACACTTTGTTCAATCTGCCTGAGACCTATTTGTTGGCATGCCTCGTTGATTTCTTCACCAACAGCTCGGAGTATATAAG CGAAAAGACTGGTGTCAAGGCGGGCGAGCTCTTCATGTCCTTCAGGTCGATTTTCCAGGACGTGCGACGTGCCATCGACTTCGTACACATAAAGGGCAATCTTAAACAGAAGACAATCGAg AACTTGGATTACTACGTCAAGAAGGACCCACGCCTGCCTATGGTGCTGTCGCGTATACGTGAATCCGGCGCTAAAGTCTTTTTGCTCACCAACAGCGAATACAAATACACCGACATATTGATGTCGTATTTGTTCGATTTCGAGCATGGCGCGCGACCCGACGAGCCACACCGCAATTGGAAGACCTACTTCGATGTGATTGTGGTGGATGCGGCGAAGCCACTGTTCTTCGGTGAAGGTACCATACTCCGCCAAGTCGATACAAAGACGGGCGCCTTGAAGATCGGCACACACATGGGACCCCTGCAACCGGGCAAAGTGTACTCGGGTGGTTCGTGTGAGGTCTTCACCAATTTCATCAATGCCAAAGGCAAGGATGTGCTCTACGTTGGTGATCACATATTCGGTGATATATTGAAGTCGAAAAAGATACGTGGTTGGCGTACATTCCTGATTGTGCCCGAACTCGTGCAGGAGCTGCATGTGTGGACGGACAAGTGTCAGTATTTTGCAGAGTTGCAGCATTTGGATGTGATGCTCGGTGATATGTATAA AAATTTGGACTCGAGCGCCAAAGAGAAACCAGATATCTCAAAATTACGCACCAGCATACGTGATGTCACACATAAAATGGACATGGCCTACGGCATGATGGGTTCACTCTTCCGTTCCGGTTCACGGCAGACATTCTTCTCCAGTCAAGTATCCCGTTATGCCGATTTGTATGCGGCCACCTTCCTCAACCTCTACTATTATCCCTTCTCGTATATGTTCCGTGCACCGGCCATGCTGCTGCCGCACGAATCGACGGTGACACACGAACAACGCTTCCACATGGAGACCCCGTCAATACAGCGCTCGCGCAGCAAGAATGAAAGCGTAGATGGCGCGTTAAGTACGATTTCATCGCCGACCGAGAAGGCGCAGGAGGCCATAGCGAACATTGAGCGCAGCGAGGGCAAGGAAgaggaaatcgaaaaattaaccGAGGAAATTAAG TCCATGAATTCAGCCGGTTCAACCAACTCCACAGTGCCACATACACGTCCGCCAACGCCGCAAACGGTGACGCACACACACGACGAAGACTACTCGGAGGAAGAATCCGATCAGTATCCAAAGTGTTCGTGCCAGCGACAGCAGGACGACACCGACTAG